A region of the Stieleria neptunia genome:
GCACCAGCTCCAAATTGCAAGCATCACCGCACGGGGACATGGCACGAGCTCCAAATTGCAAGCATCACCGCACGGGGACATGGCACGAGCTCCAAATTGCAAGCATCACCGCACGGGGACATGGCACAAGCTCCAAATTGCAAGCATCGCAAGCGTTGAAACCTCGGAATTGACTGCAAATCAATTCCCTGCGACTTCAATGGTGCCCTGTCCCCGCCACCCTTGATGGTGCCCTGTCCCCGCCACCCTTGGGGACAGACCCTCGGCACGGGGACATGACCCTCGGCACGGGGACATGGCACAAACTCCAAATTGCAAGCATTGCAAGCGTTGTAACCTCGGAATTGACTGCAAATCAATTCCCTGCGACGTCAATGGTGCCCTGTCCCCGGTGGGCGAGGTGCCCTGTCCCCGGTGGGCGAGGTGCCCTGTCCCCGGTGGGCGAGGTGTGTCCCCGGTGGGCGGTGAGGCCGGAACCGGACTTGCCAGGGCCCGGTGAGACTCGTTAACAGTGACTGTTCACGCCGGAGTGCCGGTTGCCGCTCGATCTCCCACCGCTTCGCCTGCCTTTGCTCCAGATGTTTCACGCTGTCGGATTTCAATGCCTGCTAGCAAAGCGGGGCCTGCTGGTCTCAAGCTTGATGGTTCTGGCCCTGTCCGGTTGCGGCACGACGCGTCAGTACGAGGCGACCGAGCAACTGGTCGTCAGTGATGCCGTCGATCGCGGCATCCAGCACATGGATTTTCGCCCCCTCTCGGGCCGCAAGGTCTACCTGGATTCGAGCTACCTGAGACAGGTCAAGAGTGTCGGGTTCGTCAACGCGGAATACGTGATCAGTGCCTTGCGTCAGCAAATCCTGGCCGCGGGCTGTCTGTTGCAGGACTCGGCCAACGAGTCCGACGTGATCATCGAAGCGAGAATCGGTGCGTTGGGGGCCGATGAGCATCAGGTGACGTACGGGATTCCGGAAAACAACTCGCTCAACAGCGCAGCCAACGTCATCCCGGGCGCCCCGACGATCCCGACGCTGCCCGAGATCTCCGTGGCCCGACGCGAGGCCCGCGAAGCCGCGGCCAAGATCGCCGCCTTTGCCTACGACCGTGAAACTCGCAAACCGATTTGGCAATCCGGCGTTCGCCATTCAACCGCGACGGCAAAAAACACTTGGGTGATGGGGATCGGGCCGTTTCAGGGAGGATCCATCCGAGAAAAGACCAAGCTGGTGGGGAGTGGCATTGCGTTCGGCCGACGCAGTCGAAACGCGTCGGTTTCCGAACACTTTGAGCGCCCCTCGGTGGATTACACCGCCGAAACACGGTTCAACCAGGGATGGCCCGAATTCGGCGACGTCGGTGACGGCCATGCGATGATCGCGTCCAGTGAAGACTCCCAAGATGCAGCGATCCCGACGCCACCGGGACTGGAATCGTCGGAGAAGCCCGATGACAAACCGGAAAAGCCCAGCGACAAGCCCAGCGACAAGCCGACGAAGGTGGCCAAGGCGCCCGATGACGCCAAGCCGAAGAAGCGACCGCGATGAGATTTCGACGGATCGATTTCAACGGCGGAGATCCAGATTCCAAGTTTGAGATTTGAAACTTGAACTCAGCCGCCCGGGTTCACGACGCAGCCTTCGATGGCGGCGCGTGGCAACGGGCCGAGGGCTCGGCTGTCGACGGAAACCGGAACGTTGTCTCCGACGACGAAGACTTCATCATTATCCAAGGTGATCGGATACTTCACGTTGCCACTGGGCCGATCGTCGCGATATTCGATTTCGCGATAAACGTGCAGCGTGTACCGCGACGCCTGTCGCCGGCCCAACTCGACGGCGATCGGGTGGGCCGCATCAAGCATTCCCCGCCGCTCGCTTTGTCCTGCGGTCCCGGGCGCGAGATCGGCAGCAAGGTCTTCCACGGCAACGGCCGCGGCATCGCGAAAGCGAGCCCAACCGGTGGTGGTTGTGGTTGAAACCAT
Encoded here:
- a CDS encoding DUF6655 family protein, translating into MFHAVGFQCLLAKRGLLVSSLMVLALSGCGTTRQYEATEQLVVSDAVDRGIQHMDFRPLSGRKVYLDSSYLRQVKSVGFVNAEYVISALRQQILAAGCLLQDSANESDVIIEARIGALGADEHQVTYGIPENNSLNSAANVIPGAPTIPTLPEISVARREAREAAAKIAAFAYDRETRKPIWQSGVRHSTATAKNTWVMGIGPFQGGSIREKTKLVGSGIAFGRRSRNASVSEHFERPSVDYTAETRFNQGWPEFGDVGDGHAMIASSEDSQDAAIPTPPGLESSEKPDDKPEKPSDKPSDKPTKVAKAPDDAKPKKRPR